Within the Bombyx mori chromosome 24, ASM3026992v2 genome, the region TATTAAAACCATTGCAAGAGTTAGTCTCCGTTATGAAATACTAAAGATCTATACGATGCCAACTACCTAGACtaatgttttagttatttttatcaGAAATATTCAAAGAAACTTCAAAACAAATAATGAGCGAAGTGCAATTTATGTGTTCTAGTGAatgcagtatttcatcagttaCGTAAACACGGCTAGTCTTCAACCATACTGAAACAGTAACGAACGCATCGACCAGACCCAACATGTActcttttatattaattaaatttcacagAGCGTTGAGATATCTGTAGAACTTGGAAATTGTCGATGCACGGACATCGACGATCGCGCGGCGCGGGCGCCGGGAGGAGGACAGCGGCGCGGGGTAGCGGATTGACACCGGCTTCGTCACTCCGTGCAGCAACGCCGCCCGCGACACTTACTTGTTTTTATCTTGTTTTACTCTTTTTATAAACTTACCAAATAATACAGTCcgctcttttattttatatatcacCGGTCTACCCCAGAGCAGTTCGAAACATGGTCCTTTAGTTTTGTCAGCTTAAAACTCACCGGAATAAAACCTGTACAACAAACTGTCGGCGTTGGTTGGCCATTTAAAAACGAACGGACGTTTTACTGTTCACTACGTTGAAGCTGCAAGGAGTCGTGAATATTGGACTTCGGAATATTGGACTTCGGAATATTGGACGGATTGCATACCTGAGTGAGTTCGTTCCAATTAGACAACCTTTATTCCCTCATATTTTTGCCGTTTCGCGCATTCAATTTTTTACCTAATTTTCGCCTCAATTTgccaaaataaaaactacccTCATCTTACAATCAAAATTCATTCTTATTctttaattcttatttaattattcttattatttctgtttattttgcttattataatacattatgagCCAACATTCTGAGGATTTAGATACTCTTATTAAGCGACGAGGTGCAATTAAAGCCAAACTTACTATtttcagaaattatattaaacctCTTAGTAGTTTTTCTAGCTTGACCGACTTACAACGTTTTGAGTTGGAAGGACGTTATGAGCGTATTCAGTGTTTATACAACGACTTCGACAAGTTACAGACGGAGATCGAGACGTTGTTGGACGCACCCGATGGCGACTTTAAATCCCGGTGTGAGTTCGAGGACCAATACCATCCTACGGTGGCACTGGCGCGAAGCCTGCTTTCAGCAACTACCAACTCAGAAGGTTCAGGTAGGGTACACACAAATGTTCGATTGCCCAAAATTGATTTGCCACATTTTGATGGTAGCGTTCAGGGTTGGCTCGAATTCAAAGATACCTACATTTCCCTCAtccataataataaatgtaatgatgataTTATGAGATTTTATTACCTTCGGTCCTGTTTACGCGGCAGCGCGGctttagttattaaaaatatagattttaccAGTGAAAATTACAATAACGCTTGGGACTTGCTATGTCAGCGGTACGACAAGGACCAGCTGTTAATACACAACCACGTTCAAGCGTTGTTTAGTGTTGCACCGTGCTCCAAAGAGTCCAGTAAAAGCTTGCGCTACCTTATTGAtgtcacaaataaaaatattagggcattaaaaactttaaagcaGCCAACTGAACATTGGGACACATTAATCATCTTTATGATCTCACAGAAACTAGACAGCAGCACAAGCCGATACTGGGAGGAGCATCGTAACAAACTTTCAGAGCCCCctactttaaatcaatttattttttttattgaaaatcaaaTTAACCTACTTGAAAAAATAGAAGAAAACAGTAAAATCAACCTTAAATCTAAagaaacaaataacaataattacaataacaaaTCTACAAATTACATCATACAATCTAATAGCAATCAAATTCAATCAAATCATTCTAGATGTCCattatgtaatgaaaatcaCTTGCTTTACACCTGTGAAACATTCAGGAGCTTACCTACTGAGGTGCGCATTGAAAAGGCAAAGAAATTTAAAGTTTGTATGAATTGCTTACGCTTAGGTCATACTGATAGAACGTGCAAGCTATCCCATTGCAAGTACTGCAAAGCACGACACAATACCCTTTTACATTCAGAGCCTGAGCGTAGCGCAGCGTCAAACCCCATGCCAGGCGCTGATAATGTTGCTTTTTCAGCCAATTTTGAACACAGTAATACAGCTTCTTTTATATTGCTTTCCACAGCTATGGTGAGAGTGCGTGGTGCCGATGGCACTAAGCACCCCGCCCGAGTTTTGCTGGACAACGGTAGTACCGCCAACTTTGTCACAGACGCCTTTTCATCCAAGCTTGGGCTGTCACGACACGGTAGTAGCTCCACTACAATCACAGGTATAAACAATCAGACCTCTTATAGTACACAGTCTTGTAATCTCACGCTCGAGTCCTATTACGGTAATTATACAGTCGACTTAGGTTGTCTAATATTGCCTGAGGTAACAAAAGTATTGCCTTCGCGTTTCATacctagaactcatgtcccTCTGCCTTCGGGTCTACATCTAGCTGACCCTACATTCAACATTCCGTCAGTCGTAGATATACTTGTAGGGGCTGAAATCTTTTGGCaagtattattacataatacCATCGATTTAGGTAAGAATCAACCTACACTTCACGAAACAAAATTAGGTTGGATTGTTTCAGGTCTTGTGGCTTATTCTCCACGCATTCAATCTCAATCTCACTTCTGTAGTCTTGTCAAAAACGACGTCAATTTTAATATAGAACGTTTTTGGGAACTCGATTCAGTTCCATCAAAACACTCACTCACAAATGAAGAAAATGCATGTGAGCAACATTTTCTTCGTAATACTTATAGAAACGACGATGGCCGCTTTGTAGTTTCTATTCCATTAAAAAGGGATCCTCAAATATTAGGAGACTCTCTTCAAATGGCTATAAGTCGATTTTTATCCTTAGAGCGACGCTTTCAGCGTGATTTGGGTTTCAAGCAGCGCTACGTAGACTTCATGCATGAATACCTAAAGCTAGGGCATATGACTAAGGAAAGTGAAGTTCGCAATATTTCAGAGTCATCTACTGACAAGGGAGTCAGTTATTTCATGCCTCATCATGGAATTATTCGTGAGTCCAGCACAACTACAAAGCTGCGAACGGTCTTCGATGCATCTGCGATCACAACTTCCGGCGTTTCACTGAACGACATCCAAATGATTGGTCCTGTAGTGCAAGACGACTTACTTTCCATATTACTACGCTTTCGTCAGCATAGATATGTAATCTCAGGGGACATTGAGAAAATGTATCGATCTATAGAGGTAAACCCCTCGCAGCGATCTCTTCAGCGCATTGTTTTCCGCGATAATCACAATGCTGCCCTCAAAGTATATTGTTTAAACACGGTGACTTATGGAACAGCATCAGCGCCTTACTTAGCCACGAAATGCCTGACCAGTCTGGCTTCGTCAGCTGTAAGTGAAGACGTCAAACATGCAATAATTCACGACTTTTACGTTGACGATCTTTTAAGCGGTAATAGCACTCTCTCAGGTACTATTGAGTTGTGTAAAGGCGTGATTGATACTTTGTCATCAGCTCAATTTCATTTacgtaaatttaaatcaaatgatTCTCGTATCTTATCAGCAATAATGTCAGAACGTGGCGACGCTTCCACTGACAATATGTTAGACTTAAATAGTGACGTCAACACTTCATCTAAAACATTAGGTTTGCAATGGTGTTGCAATGTTGATATGCTTTCTTTTTCCATTAATATTGACATCTGTAGTAAAATTACAAAGCGTCACGTGTTGTCGGTTGTAAGTCAAATTTTCGACCCACTAGGCCTGGTAAGTCCGTGCGTTGTCGAAGCAAAAATTCTCATGCAACGACTTTGGATCGACAAGTACAACTGGGACGACGTAGTGTCTCAAGAACTTAGGGATATTTGGTCTTCCTTTACTAGTACTTTATCTTCTCTCAATCAGCTGAAGATACCTAGATTTATTTCATGTAGTGACTCAACAAATAACGAAATTCATGTCTTTTGCGACGCTTCAGAGAAGGTTTACGGTGCGTGTCTTTATATCCGTTCAATTAAAGCTTCAGGTTCTATTTGCGTACGACTTTTGGCTTCAAAAAGTCGCATAGCTCCTATTAAGCCCACCACAATACCGCGACTTGAGCTTTGCGGAGCGTCAGCAGCTACAAGACTGTGTACCAAAGTTCGTGACTCTCTAACCATGCGTATAGACAACGTTTATTTCTGGTGCGATTCCACAATTGTATTGGCGTGGTTGTCGACGTCGCCTAATCGACTTAAGCCTTTTGTGCGCAACAGAGTCAACGAAATTCAAGAGAGTACGATTGGTTGTACTTGGAGCTACGTGCCGTCGAAGGACAACCCGGCGGATCTTGTTTCCCGTGGGCTGAAGGCTGATGCTATCAGCACCAGTTCGCTGTGGTGGTCGGGCCCGTCTTATCTATTTAAATCACAAGAATATTGGCCACAAAAACCCAATATGAAACAAGATCTACCAGACGTAGTTTGTCATGTAGTTAGTAGTAATGTCGATACGCTTCATACTAATAAAACTCATGGTAGTTCCATAATTCATCATCTTATTactaaatattcaaatttacgCTATTTACAAAGAGTAGTTGCTTACATACTTAGAGCgatatataactttaaaaacaaatcaaataaaaatatagctaaTCTATCTAATGAAGAACTACAAATCTCATTAAATCTCATTATACATAATGCTCAACTTCAAATGTTCCCCGaagaatattttatattgaaatcaGGGAAGTCCCTACAACGTAGCAGTCGTCTTATTTCATTAACACCATTTATAGACAGTAATTCAATTTTACGCGTTGGTGGTAGGCTTGACAACTCCCCATATGACTTTAATATAAAACACCCTATAGTTCTTTGCAGTAAACACGCTTTGACTAAATTAATATTCCATTTTGAACATTTGCATCTCTTACATGCTGGACCACAGCTCTTACTAACTCACATACGCCAGAGTTACTGGCCCTTAGGAGGCAGAAATCTGTCTAAGACTGTCGTCAGAAACTGCTTAAAATGTTTTAGGTATAGAGCACAAAATGTTCAACCTATCATGGGTCAATTACCTAAAACTCGTACTGATTTACAATTTCCTTTCTTGAATTGTAGTGTGGATTATGCTGGGCCAATTTTGATCGCTGATCGTAAAGGGCGAGGCTGTAAATTAGTAAAATCATACTTATGCATTTTTGTGTGCCTTGCAGTAAAAGCTGTTCATATCGAGCTCGTCACCGCATTGTCATCGGAGGCGTACATAGCTGCTCTCAAAAGATTCGTGTCTCGTCGAGGCAAGCCCCGCAGCATATGGTCCGACAATGGGACAAATTTTGTTGGTGCTTGCAACGAACTCAAAGGCGTCCTTTCAAACTCAGACATTGCGtcattcatgtctcaagaaggcatagattttagtttttctccaccttattcccCTCATTTTAATGGTCTGGCTGAAGCAGCGGTTAAGGCCACTAAAGGCCATCTCAAAAAACTCCTCAGTCTTACTCACCTCACGTATGAAGAAATGTCTTCGTGCTTATGTCAAATTGAGGCCATTCTAAATTCCCGTCCACTTACTCCTATTTCCTCTGATCCGTTAGATTTAACTGCCCTTACTCCTGCTCACTTTCTGATTGGACGACCGCTCACGTCAGTTCCGCACCCGCAGATTACCGACGGCAACATCACGCGCTTGGAGCGCTACCAACGAGTGGAACTCATCAGGCAGCATTTTTGGAAGCGCTTTATTAATGAATACATTTCTCTGCTGCAGCAGAAATCTAAATGGTCCACCTCTACAGGGAGCTTGATACCAGGGACGCTAGTCCTTGTGAAGGACAGGACGCTACCGGCTCTGTTGTGGCCTTTGGGCCGCATTACCAAGACGTATCCGGGCAGCGACGGCATCACACGGGTCGCAGAGGTCAAGACGAGGACGGGGACCGTGGTGCGAGGCTTCAACTCCATCTGCCCCCTCCCTCTTCATTGAAGTACCCATATATACTTCAACCCGGGCAGTCTGTCGATGCACGGACATCGACGATCGCGCGGCGCGGGCGCCGGGAGGAGGACAGCGGCGCGGGGTAGCGGATTGACACCGGCTTCGTCACTCCGTGCAGCAACGCCGCCCGCGACACTTACTTGTTTTTATCTTGTTTTACTCTTTTTATAAACTTACCAAATAATACAGTCcgctcttttattttatatatcacCGGTCTACCC harbors:
- the LOC105842541 gene encoding uncharacterized protein LOC105842541 isoform X2, with the translated sequence MSQHSEDLDTLIKRRGAIKAKLTIFRNYIKPLSSFSSLTDLQRFELEGRYERIQCLYNDFDKLQTEIETLLDAPDGDFKSRCEFEDQYHPTVALARSLLSATTNSEGSGRVHTNVRLPKIDLPHFDGSVQGWLEFKDTYISLIHNNKCNDDIMRFYYLRSCLRGSAALVIKNIDFTSENYNNAWDLLCQRYDKDQLLIHNHVQALFSVAPCSKESSKSLRYLIDVTNKNIRALKTLKQPTEHWDTLIIFMISQKLDSSTSRYWEEHRNKLSEPPTLNQFIFFIENQINLLEKIEENSKINLKSKETNNNNYNNKSTNYIIQSNSNQIQSNHSRCPLCNENHLLYTCETFRSLPTEVRIEKAKKFKVCMNCLRLGHTDRTCKLSHCKYCKARHNTLLHSEPERSAASNPMPGADNVAFSANFEHSNTASFILLSTAMVRVRGADGTKHPARVLLDNVKAVHIELVTALSSEAYIAALKRFVSRRGKPRSIWSDNGTNFVGACNELKGVLSNSDIASFMSQEGIDFSFSPPYSPHFNGLAEAAVKATKGHLKKLLSLTHLTYEEMSSCLCQIEAILNSRPLTPISSDPLDLTALTPAHFLIGRPLTSVPHPQITDGNITRLERYQRVELIRQHFWKRFINEYISLLQQKSKWSTSTGSLIPGTLVLVKDRTLPALLWPLGRITKTYPGSDGITRVAEVKTRTGTVVRGFNSICPLPLH
- the LOC105842541 gene encoding uncharacterized protein LOC105842541 isoform X4, whose protein sequence is MSQHSEDLDTLIKRRGAIKAKLTIFRNYIKPLSSFSSLTDLQRFELEGRYERIQCLYNDFDKLQTEIETLLDAPDGDFKSRCEFEDQYHPTVALARSLLSATTNSEGSAMVRVRGADGTKHPARVLLDNVKAVHIELVTALSSEAYIAALKRFVSRRGKPRSIWSDNGTNFVGACNELKGVLSNSDIASFMSQEGIDFSFSPPYSPHFNGLAEAAVKATKGHLKKLLSLTHLTYEEMSSCLCQIEAILNSRPLTPISSDPLDLTALTPAHFLIGRPLTSVPHPQITDGNITRLERYQRVELIRQHFWKRFINEYISLLQQKSKWSTSTGSLIPGTLVLVKDRTLPALLWPLGRITKTYPGSDGITRVAEVKTRTGTVVRGFNSICPLPLH
- the LOC105842541 gene encoding uncharacterized protein LOC105842541 isoform X3, whose amino-acid sequence is MSQHSEDLDTLIKRRGAIKAKLTIFRNYIKPLSSFSSLTDLQRFELEGRYERIQCLYNDFDKLQTEIETLLDAPDGDFKSRCEFEDQYHPTVALARSLLSATTNSEGSGRVHTNVRLPKIDLPHFDGSVQGWLEFKDTYISLIHNNKCNDDIMRFYYLRSCLRGSAALVIKNIDFTSENYNNAWDLLCQRYDKDQLLIHNHVQALFSVAPCSKESSKSLRYLIDVTNKNIRALKTLKQPTEHWDTLIIFMISQKLDSSTSRYWEEHRNKLSEPPTLNQFIFFIENQINLLEKIEENSKINLKSKETNNNNYNNKSTNYIIQSNSNQIQSNHSRCPLCNENHLLYTCETFRSLPTEVRIEKAKKFKVCMNCLRLGHTDRTCKLSHCKYCKARHNTLLHSEPERSAASNPMPGADNVAFSANFEHSNTASFILLSTAMVRVRGADGTKHPARVLLDNDYRRQHHALGALPTSGTHQAAFLEALY
- the LOC105842541 gene encoding uncharacterized protein LOC105842541 isoform X1, coding for MSQHSEDLDTLIKRRGAIKAKLTIFRNYIKPLSSFSSLTDLQRFELEGRYERIQCLYNDFDKLQTEIETLLDAPDGDFKSRCEFEDQYHPTVALARSLLSATTNSEGSAMVRVRGADGTKHPARVLLDNGSTANFVTDAFSSKLGLSRHGSSSTTITGINNQTSYSTQSCNLTLESYYGNYTVDLGCLILPEVTKVLPSRFIPRTHVPLPSGLHLADPTFNIPSVVDILVGAEIFWQVLLHNTIDLGKNQPTLHETKLGWIVSGLVAYSPRIQSQSHFCSLVKNDVNFNIERFWELDSVPSKHSLTNEENACEQHFLRNTYRNDDGRFVVSIPLKRDPQILGDSLQMAISRFLSLERRFQRDLGFKQRYVDFMHEYLKLGHMTKESEVRNISESSTDKGVSYFMPHHGIIRESSTTTKLRTVFDASAITTSGVSLNDIQMIGPVVQDDLLSILLRFRQHRYVISGDIEKMYRSIEVNPSQRSLQRIVFRDNHNAALKVYCLNTVTYGTASAPYLATKCLTSLASSAVSEDVKHAIIHDFYVDDLLSGNSTLSGTIELCKGVIDTLSSAQFHLRKFKSNDSRILSAIMSERGDASTDNMLDLNSDVNTSSKTLGLQWCCNVDMLSFSINIDICSKITKRHVLSVVSQIFDPLGLVSPCVVEAKILMQRLWIDKYNWDDVVSQELRDIWSSFTSTLSSLNQLKIPRFISCSDSTNNEIHVFCDASEKVYGACLYIRSIKASGSICVRLLASKSRIAPIKPTTIPRLELCGASAATRLCTKVRDSLTMRIDNVYFWCDSTIVLAWLSTSPNRLKPFVRNRVNEIQESTIGCTWSYVPSKDNPADLVSRGLKADAISTSSLWWSGPSYLFKSQEYWPQKPNMKQDLPDVVCHVVSSNVDTLHTNKTHGSSIIHHLITKYSNLRYLQRVVAYILRAIYNFKNKSNKNIANLSNEELQISLNLIIHNAQLQMFPEEYFILKSGKSLQRSSRLISLTPFIDSNSILRVGGRLDNSPYDFNIKHPIVLCSKHALTKLIFHFEHLHLLHAGPQLLLTHIRQSYWPLGGRNLSKTVVRNCLKCFRYRAQNVQPIMGQLPKTRTDLQFPFLNCSVDYAGPILIADRKGRGCKLVKSYLCIFVCLAVKAVHIELVTALSSEAYIAALKRFVSRRGKPRSIWSDNGTNFVGACNELKGVLSNSDIASFMSQEGIDFSFSPPYSPHFNGLAEAAVKATKGHLKKLLSLTHLTYEEMSSCLCQIEAILNSRPLTPISSDPLDLTALTPAHFLIGRPLTSVPHPQITDGNITRLERYQRVELIRQHFWKRFINEYISLLQQKSKWSTSTGSLIPGTLVLVKDRTLPALLWPLGRITKTYPGSDGITRVAEVKTRTGTVVRGFNSICPLPLH